A stretch of Lentibacillus sp. JNUCC-1 DNA encodes these proteins:
- a CDS encoding ZIP family metal transporter, translating to MLESLSQYDPVLLTILASLFTYGMTALGAAVVFAKKDMGQKLLDGMLGFAGGVMIAASFWSLLAPGIEMAEDGPVPSWIPAAIGFLLGGFFLWGVDKLLPHLHPGLSIDEAEGIQPNKKKRSTLLVFAITLHNIPEGLAVGVAFGAVASGVESASIASAIALAIGIGLQNLPEGVAVSLPLRREGMSRGKSFMHGQFSGMVEPIAAVIGVLAVTFIDPLLPYALSFAAGAMIFVVAEEVIPGSQENGNKDLASIALMIGFTVMMILDVSLG from the coding sequence ATGCTAGAAAGTTTATCACAATATGATCCAGTACTGCTGACGATCCTGGCTTCTTTATTTACTTATGGAATGACAGCGCTTGGTGCCGCTGTTGTTTTTGCGAAAAAGGATATGGGTCAAAAACTGCTGGATGGGATGCTTGGTTTCGCTGGAGGTGTTATGATCGCAGCAAGTTTCTGGTCCCTCTTGGCTCCAGGGATCGAAATGGCTGAAGATGGACCTGTCCCATCGTGGATACCAGCAGCAATCGGATTTCTTTTGGGTGGTTTCTTTTTGTGGGGCGTGGATAAGCTGCTCCCACATCTTCATCCTGGTTTATCCATAGATGAGGCTGAAGGCATTCAGCCAAATAAAAAGAAAAGAAGTACATTGCTCGTATTTGCGATTACACTTCACAATATCCCGGAAGGTCTTGCGGTTGGTGTTGCTTTTGGTGCCGTGGCATCTGGCGTCGAATCAGCCTCCATTGCCAGTGCAATTGCTTTGGCGATCGGGATTGGACTGCAAAATCTTCCAGAAGGTGTGGCTGTGTCCCTGCCATTGAGACGTGAGGGCATGTCACGTGGAAAGAGTTTTATGCACGGGCAGTTTTCAGGGATGGTAGAACCCATTGCAGCTGTCATAGGGGTGCTGGCTGTAACCTTTATAGACCCGCTTCTGCCCTATGCTTTAAGCTTTGCAGCAGGTGCTATGATTTTTGTCGTTGCAGAAGAGGTCATTCCGGGATCACAAGAGAATGGCAATAAAGATTTGGCCTCGATCGCTCTCATGATAGGTTTTACTGTTATGATGATTTTGGATGTTTCTTTAGGCTAA
- a CDS encoding 5-carboxymethyl-2-hydroxymuconate Delta-isomerase produces the protein MAHIIVEYTDNLKEQGDIQGLLKKINTVLIAQDGVFPTGGIRSRAIELKDYYIADGEGPDDAFVHVTFKMGGGRSETVKKAASDALFEMIEQHFAHIFEQRPLALSMERYEFGGAGTYKKNRIHDRYG, from the coding sequence GTGGCCCATATTATCGTTGAGTATACGGATAACTTAAAAGAACAAGGAGATATTCAGGGATTGCTGAAAAAAATAAACACTGTATTGATTGCTCAAGACGGGGTCTTCCCCACTGGAGGCATCAGGTCTCGTGCAATTGAACTGAAAGATTATTATATTGCTGACGGAGAGGGACCTGATGATGCTTTTGTCCATGTAACATTCAAAATGGGCGGGGGACGGTCGGAAACAGTGAAAAAAGCAGCAAGTGACGCCCTGTTTGAAATGATTGAACAGCACTTCGCTCATATATTCGAGCAACGCCCGCTCGCTTTATCCATGGAACGGTATGAATTTGGTGGAGCTGGAACCTATAAAAAAAACCGCATACATGATCGATACGGCTGA
- the ltrA gene encoding group II intron reverse transcriptase/maturase yields the protein MMETKLTRIAELAKKDKNMAFTSLAHLLNVNNLKQCHYELPSEKARGTKGISKEGYGDNLNENVDDLVKRLKNNAYRPVPVRRTYIDKPGSRKKRPLGIPDHEDKIVQRAIGKILNAIYENDFLESSFGFRPNRNCHDALKILNVYIEKRPTNFVVDADIKGFFDNVDHDWMMKFLNHRIKDPNLLRIIRRFLKGGYMEEGKYFDTDKGTPQGGIISPILANVYLHYVLDLWFEKRVKKQCKGHAYIVRYADDFVCCFQYEDEAKAFYSALIKRLAKFGLEIAEDKTSIISFGRNAGNGGSGKPSTFDFLGFTHYCSKSRTGNFRVKRKTSRKKMKAKLANQKEWLKANRNRDIQEIMARLDRSLKGYYNYYCITDNTLAVEEFLYRVKQLLFKWMNRRSQRKSFSWDKFNLFLRKYPLPKPKMKVNIYELRNEISYIL from the coding sequence ATGATGGAAACGAAACTAACAAGGATAGCAGAATTAGCTAAGAAAGATAAGAATATGGCGTTTACGTCATTGGCACATCTCTTAAACGTGAACAATCTTAAACAATGTCATTATGAATTGCCTAGTGAAAAAGCCAGAGGTACAAAAGGAATTTCTAAGGAAGGCTACGGCGATAACCTCAATGAAAATGTCGATGATCTGGTCAAACGGCTTAAGAACAATGCTTACCGCCCTGTACCAGTCAGACGCACTTACATTGATAAGCCGGGCTCGAGAAAGAAAAGACCTTTAGGTATCCCTGACCATGAGGATAAGATTGTTCAACGGGCTATAGGGAAGATTCTTAATGCCATATATGAGAATGATTTTCTTGAAAGCTCTTTTGGCTTCCGCCCTAACAGAAACTGTCATGATGCGTTGAAAATCCTGAATGTATATATTGAAAAGCGCCCCACCAACTTTGTGGTGGATGCTGATATTAAAGGATTCTTTGACAATGTCGATCATGACTGGATGATGAAGTTTCTGAACCATCGTATCAAAGACCCGAACCTCTTAAGAATCATCCGACGCTTCCTTAAGGGAGGTTACATGGAGGAAGGAAAGTATTTTGATACGGATAAAGGGACTCCGCAAGGAGGGATCATTTCCCCCATTTTAGCGAATGTGTATTTGCACTATGTACTAGACCTATGGTTTGAGAAACGGGTCAAGAAGCAATGCAAAGGACATGCATACATCGTGCGCTATGCCGATGACTTTGTATGTTGTTTTCAGTATGAGGACGAAGCAAAAGCTTTCTACTCAGCATTAATTAAAAGACTAGCCAAATTTGGCTTGGAAATAGCTGAAGACAAAACAAGTATCATTTCATTTGGTCGAAACGCTGGAAATGGAGGATCTGGAAAGCCATCTACATTTGATTTTCTTGGCTTCACGCACTATTGCAGTAAAAGCCGAACCGGTAACTTTCGTGTTAAACGCAAGACCAGCCGCAAGAAAATGAAAGCCAAGCTAGCGAATCAAAAGGAGTGGCTGAAAGCCAATCGAAACAGAGATATTCAAGAGATTATGGCAAGACTCGATCGGTCACTTAAAGGATATTACAACTATTATTGTATTACAGATAATACGTTGGCGGTGGAGGAATTCCTCTACCGGGTCAAGCAATTGTTATTTAAGTGGATGAATCGACGGAGTCAAAGGAAATCTTTTAGTTGGGATAAATTCAACTTATTCTTAAGAAAATACCCCTTGCCCAAGCCGAAAATGAAAGTGAACATTTATGAACTAAGAAACGAGATTAGCTATATTTTGTAA
- a CDS encoding DNA topoisomerase III, giving the protein MKTVVLAEKPSVGRDLARVLKCTKKGNGYMEGSAHIVTWALGHLVTLADPEVYDDKLKTWNLNDLPMLPDRLKLVVIKKTGKQFSTVKAQLNRKDVKDVVIATDAGREGELVARWILEKARVNKPVKRLWISSVTDQAIRDGFKHLKPGKAYENLYAAAVARSEADWYVGLNATRALTTKYNAQLSTGRVQTPTLAMIASREEAIKNFKPKTFYGLKLKTKDGLTFTWQDHQNNTRMFSKEKAEDKKAATANQPAQVVKVHKKHKKSFAPQLYDLTDLQRDANRIFNFSGKETLSIMQRLYEQHKVLTYPRTDSRVISSDIVPTLKTRVKACGIDQYSKHAASILKKDFKLGKNVVDNAKVSDHHAIIPTEETPRTADLSSNERKIYDLVVSRFLAVLSDPEEFEETTITADIKGETFMTKGKVVKKAGWKSIYRNTNYNEDDEQMNRLPVIQEGDQLRGAAVEMTEGETKPPARFTEGTLLQAMENPVKYMASDERHLAGTLSDAGGLGTVATRADIIEKLFNTMYIEMRGKFIHLTSKGKQLLELAPEELRSPALTAEWEQKLSAIAEGKLKKDQFISDMKGYAKEIVQTIKASDATFKHDNLTGTKCPECGELMLEVRNKKGRMLVCKDRSCGHKKNIAKQTNARCPNCHKRMDLRGEGEGQIFTCVCGHREKLSTFNARKDREKKHKVSKKDVNKYLKKQDDGFKNNALAEQLAKLKK; this is encoded by the coding sequence ATGAAAACTGTCGTACTCGCTGAAAAGCCCTCCGTCGGTCGTGACTTGGCCCGTGTGTTAAAATGCACGAAAAAAGGCAACGGCTATATGGAAGGCTCTGCACATATTGTCACTTGGGCACTCGGTCATCTGGTGACCCTTGCTGACCCTGAAGTATATGATGACAAACTTAAAACATGGAATCTTAATGATCTGCCAATGCTGCCGGATCGCTTGAAACTGGTTGTCATTAAGAAAACCGGTAAACAGTTCAGCACCGTAAAGGCTCAGCTCAATCGCAAAGACGTGAAAGACGTGGTCATTGCAACAGACGCCGGTCGTGAAGGGGAACTTGTCGCGCGGTGGATTTTGGAAAAGGCCCGCGTCAACAAACCGGTTAAGCGCCTGTGGATTTCGTCCGTCACCGATCAGGCGATCCGTGATGGATTCAAACATCTGAAACCTGGAAAGGCCTATGAGAACCTGTATGCCGCTGCTGTTGCGCGTTCTGAAGCAGATTGGTATGTCGGTTTGAATGCAACCAGAGCCCTGACAACCAAATATAACGCACAGCTCTCAACTGGGCGGGTGCAAACCCCAACCCTTGCGATGATTGCCAGTCGTGAAGAAGCAATTAAAAATTTTAAGCCAAAGACTTTTTATGGATTAAAGCTTAAAACCAAGGACGGCTTGACGTTTACCTGGCAAGATCATCAAAACAATACCCGGATGTTTTCCAAGGAAAAAGCGGAGGACAAAAAAGCTGCAACTGCCAATCAGCCAGCACAAGTGGTAAAGGTTCATAAAAAGCATAAAAAGTCATTTGCGCCGCAGTTGTATGATTTGACTGATCTCCAACGAGATGCGAACCGGATTTTTAATTTTTCAGGGAAAGAGACGCTTTCCATTATGCAGCGGCTTTATGAGCAGCATAAGGTTCTCACCTATCCGCGAACAGATTCCCGGGTGATATCATCTGACATCGTCCCAACCCTGAAGACACGGGTAAAGGCTTGTGGAATCGACCAATACAGCAAACATGCCGCATCGATTTTAAAGAAAGATTTCAAACTCGGCAAAAACGTGGTTGATAACGCAAAAGTATCGGACCACCATGCAATTATTCCAACTGAAGAAACCCCTCGTACAGCCGATCTCTCAAGCAATGAGCGTAAGATTTATGATCTGGTTGTGAGCCGCTTTCTCGCCGTTCTATCAGATCCTGAAGAATTTGAGGAAACGACAATTACGGCTGATATTAAAGGCGAGACCTTTATGACAAAAGGGAAAGTCGTGAAAAAAGCTGGTTGGAAGTCGATCTACCGGAACACGAATTATAATGAAGATGACGAACAGATGAACCGGCTTCCGGTAATTCAGGAAGGGGATCAGCTGCGCGGTGCTGCAGTTGAAATGACTGAAGGCGAAACAAAACCGCCTGCCCGTTTTACAGAAGGCACTTTGCTTCAAGCCATGGAAAACCCGGTTAAGTATATGGCTTCAGATGAGCGGCACCTTGCGGGAACCCTTTCTGACGCAGGCGGACTCGGAACAGTTGCGACGCGCGCTGATATCATTGAGAAGTTGTTCAACACCATGTACATTGAAATGCGCGGCAAGTTTATCCATTTGACGTCTAAAGGAAAGCAGCTTTTGGAACTGGCACCGGAAGAATTGCGTTCCCCGGCACTTACAGCCGAATGGGAACAAAAACTGAGCGCCATCGCTGAAGGAAAGCTGAAAAAAGATCAATTTATTTCCGATATGAAAGGGTATGCCAAAGAAATTGTCCAGACGATTAAGGCAAGCGATGCCACCTTTAAGCATGATAACCTGACCGGCACCAAATGCCCGGAATGCGGGGAACTTATGCTTGAAGTCCGTAATAAAAAAGGCCGTATGCTCGTGTGCAAGGACAGATCATGCGGGCATAAGAAGAACATCGCCAAGCAAACCAATGCCCGTTGTCCAAACTGTCACAAGCGCATGGACCTGCGCGGGGAAGGGGAGGGCCAGATCTTCACCTGTGTTTGCGGTCACCGCGAGAAGCTTTCCACATTTAACGCACGAAAAGACCGTGAGAAAAAACATAAAGTCTCGAAAAAAGACGTTAATAAATACCTGAAGAAACAAGACGACGGATTTAAAAACAACGCCCTCGCTGAGCAACTTGCAAAACTAAAAAAATAA
- a CDS encoding flavin reductase family protein: protein MLDDRLFRTAMGKFTTGVTIITAQVGEDVRGMTANAFMSVSLEPKLILVSVDRKATMNSYIEGSGEFAVSILNDQQQDMSAYFAGQINDERSINFEWFQGVPTVQGAIVRLICNVYTMTEAGDHILYVGQVKDLQVEDGDPLVFYGGEYRQVIDRIKAE, encoded by the coding sequence TTGCTGGATGATCGACTGTTCCGGACGGCGATGGGAAAGTTTACGACAGGGGTGACGATCATTACTGCGCAGGTGGGGGAAGATGTACGGGGAATGACAGCGAACGCCTTTATGTCTGTTTCACTGGAACCAAAGCTGATCCTCGTATCTGTTGACAGAAAAGCAACGATGAACAGCTATATAGAAGGTTCGGGTGAATTCGCAGTGAGTATTCTTAATGACCAGCAACAGGACATGTCAGCTTATTTTGCCGGTCAGATCAATGATGAGCGCTCCATTAACTTTGAATGGTTCCAAGGGGTGCCAACGGTCCAGGGGGCCATTGTCAGATTGATTTGCAATGTCTACACCATGACAGAAGCAGGCGATCACATTTTATATGTAGGCCAGGTGAAAGATCTTCAAGTTGAAGACGGAGATCCGCTGGTGTTTTACGGAGGGGAATATCGACAAGTCATAGACCGGATCAAGGCGGAATAG
- a CDS encoding fumarylacetoacetate hydrolase family protein yields MKRARVACFGAVHDAVEFEGKLKLADGRVVEPEDVVWLSPVEAGTIFVLGLNYADHASEISFNAPDEPLVFLKGPNALIGHNAFTRRPDDAIHMHYECELAVVLGRTARDVSQADAYDYIAGYTVANDYTIRDYLENYYRPNLRVKNRDTLTPIGPWFVDASGIPDPMNLAVKTYVNGELTQDGCTKDMVFDIPYLIAYLSSFMTLREGDIILTGTPKGTVHVYEGDEVVTEIEGIGALKNTIVGDVAFART; encoded by the coding sequence ATGAAGCGCGCACGTGTTGCCTGTTTTGGCGCAGTTCATGATGCGGTTGAATTTGAAGGGAAGTTAAAGCTTGCAGATGGAAGAGTGGTTGAACCAGAAGATGTGGTATGGCTTTCGCCTGTTGAAGCGGGCACCATTTTTGTTCTTGGCTTGAATTATGCCGATCATGCCAGTGAAATCAGCTTCAATGCCCCAGATGAACCGCTCGTCTTTTTAAAAGGGCCGAATGCACTTATTGGTCACAATGCCTTCACCCGACGACCAGATGATGCGATCCATATGCATTATGAATGTGAACTTGCTGTAGTGCTCGGTCGCACTGCGCGTGATGTTTCTCAAGCTGATGCCTATGACTATATTGCAGGTTATACAGTTGCCAACGACTATACAATACGAGACTATCTGGAAAACTACTACAGACCGAATTTGCGCGTGAAAAACCGTGATACACTGACACCAATCGGGCCGTGGTTTGTTGATGCGTCAGGTATACCTGATCCGATGAATCTAGCGGTAAAAACGTATGTGAACGGCGAATTAACCCAGGATGGATGCACGAAAGATATGGTATTTGATATTCCCTACTTGATTGCGTATCTATCAAGCTTCATGACGTTGAGAGAAGGCGACATCATTTTAACCGGAACTCCTAAAGGAACGGTTCACGTTTATGAGGGGGATGAAGTCGTTACGGAAATAGAAGGCATCGGTGCTTTAAAGAATACAATAGTTGGAGACGTGGCTTTTGCGAGAACATAA
- a CDS encoding IS1182 family transposase — MAPFKPYSVEQGELIPTYFGDLIPSDHLARTVNDIVDELNISHMTIHYKNRGQEAYHPKMLIKILFYGYQTGVFSSRKLHTAIQESIPFRWLAGGQKPDHRTISDFRKNNINNLAPLFSQVILIAKELGHVSMAHVSIDGSKFKANASKHKAMTRGYMKKEIKRMEQLIADHLNEAQLQDAIEDEQTEPTSRGIQDYQKRLETIKEALQKLEERKPESALATADKDQANFTDDDSRIMNTRTQGVIQGYNPQVAVDSDRGFIVGMAMSNNSSDQQQFENVLSSIRENMGAMPEIVTADAGYFSAANIQQAETYGVDAYIAATKEGKQNGNPYDKSNFTYDQEQDTYICPIGQNMVLKKVKYRHHETRPTTWIYEGQACLDCPFQSECVKSKTGKRTIQRTEADPIREAMRTKVQSDEGKDIYKKRKAIVEPVFGQLKACQGFRQFHLRGKEKVSGEFVLLALAHNLRKLHFLKHPKNVLKQTRDKSVQNLKKLS, encoded by the coding sequence ATGGCACCATTTAAGCCTTATTCAGTGGAACAAGGAGAGCTAATCCCGACGTATTTTGGGGATTTGATTCCTTCTGATCACCTTGCTCGCACTGTTAACGACATTGTTGATGAACTAAATATTTCTCATATGACAATTCACTATAAAAATCGTGGTCAAGAAGCTTACCATCCGAAGATGTTGATTAAGATTCTCTTTTATGGCTATCAAACGGGTGTGTTTTCATCCCGTAAATTGCATACGGCAATTCAAGAAAGCATTCCCTTTCGCTGGCTGGCCGGTGGCCAGAAGCCTGATCACCGCACTATTAGTGATTTTCGAAAAAACAACATAAATAATTTGGCCCCTTTATTTAGTCAGGTTATTCTAATCGCTAAAGAATTAGGTCATGTATCCATGGCACATGTAAGCATTGACGGTTCAAAGTTCAAGGCTAATGCTTCAAAGCACAAAGCGATGACACGCGGCTATATGAAAAAAGAAATTAAGCGTATGGAACAGCTTATTGCCGATCACTTGAACGAAGCCCAGCTGCAAGATGCCATCGAAGATGAACAAACGGAACCCACAAGTCGAGGTATACAAGATTATCAAAAGCGCCTGGAAACGATCAAGGAAGCATTACAAAAACTAGAAGAACGCAAACCTGAATCAGCTTTAGCAACAGCTGACAAGGACCAGGCTAATTTTACGGACGATGATTCACGAATTATGAACACCCGGACACAAGGCGTGATACAAGGCTACAATCCACAAGTTGCAGTTGATTCAGACCGTGGATTTATCGTTGGAATGGCCATGAGTAATAATTCCAGTGATCAACAACAGTTTGAAAATGTCTTATCCTCCATTCGGGAGAATATGGGTGCCATGCCAGAGATTGTTACAGCAGATGCCGGTTATTTTAGTGCAGCCAACATTCAACAAGCCGAAACCTATGGAGTAGATGCCTATATTGCAGCAACCAAAGAAGGCAAACAAAATGGTAATCCTTATGACAAGTCGAATTTCACTTATGACCAAGAGCAAGATACATATATCTGCCCTATTGGTCAAAACATGGTGCTTAAAAAAGTTAAATACCGCCATCATGAGACCAGACCTACAACATGGATTTATGAAGGTCAAGCATGCTTAGACTGCCCCTTTCAAAGTGAGTGTGTAAAATCTAAAACAGGCAAAAGAACTATACAACGTACAGAAGCTGATCCAATACGTGAAGCTATGAGAACGAAAGTTCAAAGTGACGAAGGGAAAGACATTTACAAGAAACGTAAAGCAATTGTAGAGCCGGTGTTTGGGCAACTGAAAGCGTGTCAAGGCTTTCGGCAATTTCACCTCCGCGGAAAAGAAAAAGTTTCGGGTGAATTTGTGCTGCTTGCGTTGGCTCATAACCTTAGGAAGCTTCATTTTCTTAAGCATCCAAAAAATGTGTTAAAGCAAACAAGGGATAAGTCTGTCCAAAATCTGAAAAAGTTATCATAA
- a CDS encoding fumarylacetoacetate hydrolase family protein, which yields MRHAKALLTHGQHYEHMLTDGDNAVEWNGTQYDLDALSWAPPIKGTVYGTLFNFKGEVTEIDFNKAPYQKPPEHVVMYIKPANTINQHMGAIPLPEGIDEVQARAALGIVIGKTMSQVPEHDVFDYVAGYTVVNDVTVPHDSYFRPDIKNKTRDGFCPVGPWIMERSEIENPDDLEIHVYVNEERVQTNHTGNHIRPVSKLLADITAFMTLSPGDVVLTGTPENPRL from the coding sequence ATGCGACATGCGAAGGCTTTGCTCACTCACGGGCAGCACTATGAACACATGTTAACAGACGGTGACAATGCCGTTGAATGGAATGGAACGCAGTATGATTTAGATGCACTTAGCTGGGCGCCTCCAATCAAAGGCACAGTTTATGGCACTTTGTTTAATTTTAAGGGCGAAGTGACAGAAATCGATTTTAACAAGGCACCTTATCAAAAACCACCCGAACATGTGGTGATGTATATAAAACCTGCCAATACCATCAACCAGCATATGGGCGCCATACCTTTGCCTGAGGGTATAGATGAAGTTCAAGCAAGAGCAGCACTAGGCATAGTCATTGGAAAAACAATGAGCCAGGTGCCGGAGCATGATGTGTTTGATTATGTGGCAGGTTACACGGTAGTCAATGATGTCACCGTACCCCACGACAGTTACTTCAGACCTGATATTAAAAATAAGACACGGGATGGTTTTTGTCCAGTAGGTCCCTGGATCATGGAACGGTCAGAAATAGAAAACCCGGATGATTTGGAGATTCACGTGTATGTGAATGAAGAACGTGTTCAGACGAACCATACTGGGAATCATATCAGGCCAGTCTCCAAGCTGCTTGCAGACATCACAGCATTTATGACCTTGAGTCCTGGTGATGTGGTGCTGACTGGAACACCTGAAAATCCCCGCTTATAA
- the ytaF gene encoding sporulation membrane protein YtaF, translated as MALTGLLFLVIAVSIDGFGVGITYGMQKIRLPLFGTVIIMLCSGAMVLLSMTIGDVLRSYIDPMYTTALGGLILVFLGCFSLYNILRSKKDSTSKGKNTHVLKSILDDPHAADLDQSGSISAREALLLGSALALDAFGAGLGAAMIGYSPWLTAGLIGLMSGVFVYLGISIGIILSQKRLLKNLTYIPPVLLMIIGMVNVFK; from the coding sequence ATGGCACTCACTGGATTATTGTTTTTGGTTATTGCCGTCAGCATCGATGGCTTTGGAGTTGGCATCACATATGGCATGCAAAAAATACGTCTCCCTTTATTCGGCACTGTCATCATAATGCTGTGTTCTGGTGCCATGGTTCTGTTGTCAATGACAATTGGAGACGTCTTACGCTCGTATATTGACCCAATGTATACAACCGCTCTAGGCGGGTTAATTCTTGTGTTTCTCGGGTGTTTCTCCCTCTATAACATCTTACGTTCGAAAAAAGATTCGACGTCAAAAGGGAAAAACACGCATGTATTAAAGTCAATCTTAGATGATCCGCATGCAGCCGACCTTGATCAGTCAGGGTCGATCTCAGCTCGGGAGGCGTTGCTGCTGGGATCAGCACTTGCACTGGATGCTTTCGGGGCAGGACTTGGAGCAGCTATGATCGGTTATTCACCATGGCTCACTGCAGGTCTGATCGGTCTTATGAGCGGTGTGTTCGTTTATTTAGGTATCAGTATTGGTATCATTCTTTCACAGAAGAGGCTGTTGAAGAATCTGACCTACATCCCGCCAGTCCTGCTGATGATCATTGGCATGGTTAATGTATTCAAATAA